The following proteins are co-located in the Equus quagga isolate Etosha38 chromosome 22, UCLA_HA_Equagga_1.0, whole genome shotgun sequence genome:
- the TRIML2 gene encoding probable E3 ubiquitin-protein ligase TRIML2: protein MSKRLNPQLQQKIPEDAYCEKHLEPLLLFCDDDQIILCGNCFQAQEHRHHVVYGVQEAAENYKMLFQKISNTLKEKLEVVKSMLADEQERMVMIQIKEQNFKEMIESEYRLMFRLMIEENEVNFRGLHGYVFNLNLREPSLNQLTEFAAELKEKFQETLQRLNDLGRENLNKLKESETRLSEQICSLQQIPVELEKKCGESSSALLQNARYSLERGESLLLQCLQPAQTADLSSCQITGMSEMLKVFQRPITLDPKTAHPCLVLSEDLRSIRLRNIQQHVPSNPGRFDFSASVLGVESFTSGRHYWEVDVEKATKWQLGICEDSASGKSDTPKASGDKVLLTGSMMGADFTFWVFPPLRKVFLREQMHKVGVFLDYEYGQISFYDVTKGSLIYNFSCLTFQGAVRPLFCLCIPNGGTNSDSLSICLPRVSS, encoded by the exons ATGTCCAAAAGGCTCAACCCCCAGTTACAGCAAAAGATCCCAGAAGATGCCTACTGTGAGAAACACCTGGAACCGCTGCTGCTGTTCTGTGATGACGACCAAATCATACTTTGTGGCAACTGCTTCCAGGCCCAGGAGCATAGGCATCACGTGGTGTATGGAGTACAAGAGGCCGCAGAGAATTACAAG ATGTTATTCCAGAAGATATCAAACACGTTGAAGGAGAAACTTGAAGTAGTTAAAAGCATGTTGGCTGATGAGCAAGAAAGAATGGTGATGATTCAGATCA aggagcagaatTTTAAAGAGATGATTGAGTCTGAATATAGGCTTATGTTCCGGTTGATGATTGAAGAGAATGAGGTGAACTTCCGGGGCCTGCATGGGTATGTATTCAACCTGAACTTGAGAGAACCTAGTCTGAATCAACTGACTGAGTTTGCCGCAGAGCTAAAGGAGAAGTTCCAGGAAACGCTGCAG AGACTGAACGATCTggggagagagaatctgaataaactgaAGGAGAGCGAGACCAGGCTCTCTGAACAGATCTGCAGTCTCCAACAGATCCCCGTAGAGTTAGAGAAGAAGTGTGGGGAATCCAGCTCAGCACTGCTCCAG AATGCAAGATATTCTTTGGAAAG GGGTGAGTCGCTGCTGCTTCAGTGTCTACAGCCCGCCCAAACTGCAGACCTGAGTTCGTGCCAAATAACAGGAATGAGCGAAATGCTCAAAGTGTTCCAAA GACCTATAACTTTGGATCCAAAAACAGCTCATCCCTGTCTGGTCCTATCCGAGGATCTGAGAAGTATAAGACTCAGAAACATCCAGCAGCATGTGCCTAGCAACCCAGGGAGATTTGACTTCAGTGCCTCTGTGTTGGGTGTGGAGAGCTTCACCTCAGGGAGGCACTACTGGGAGGTGGATGTGGAAAAGGCAACGAAGTGGCAGTTGGGTATATGTGAAGACTCTGCCAGCGGAAAGAGTGACACACCCAAAGCTTCTGGAGATAAAGTCCTACTCACAGGATCCATGATGGGAGCTGACTTTACCTTCTGGGTCTTTCCTCCTTTAAGAAAGGTCTTCTTGAGAGAGCAAATGCACAAAGTTGGAGTTTTCCTAGATTATGAGTATGGGCAGATATCATTCTATGATGTGACAAAGGGATCCctcatttataatttctcttgTCTCACCTTCCAAGGAGCTGTCAGGCCTCTGTTTTGTCTTTGTATCCCAAACGGAGGCACAAATTCGGACTCTCTCAGCATCTGCCTCCCTCGTGTTTCTTCTTGA